The proteins below come from a single Lineus longissimus chromosome 5, tnLinLong1.2, whole genome shotgun sequence genomic window:
- the LOC135487847 gene encoding prefoldin subunit 3-like translates to MATETKNENPGDVENSIGMPSAVFVEDVEEFMKAEENQEVEATLRRFDEQHNKYKFMERNLVTKKARLKAQIPDIKTSLDIVRYLKSKKDSKEPTETRFLLSEVLYAKASVPPTEKVCLWLGANVMLEYNLEDAENLLSKNLEQAKTSFGNADTDLGFIRDQTTTLEVNMARVYNFDVKKRQAQKAVAATSS, encoded by the exons ATGGCGACCGAAACGAAAAATGAAAATCCCGGCGATGTCGAAAATAGCATCGGAATGCCAAGTGCTGTGTTTGTT GAAGATGTCGAGGAATTTATGAAAGCAGAAGAAAACCAAGAAGTGGAGGCAACATTGAGACGGTTTGATGAGCAACACAACAAGTATAAGTTTATGGAGAGGAATCTGGTCACCAAGAAGGCGAG ATTAAAAGCCCAGATACCCGATATCAAAACTTCCTTGGATATAGTGCGGTATTTAAAGTCTAAGAAG GATTCTAAAGAACCAACCGAAACAAGGTTTTTATTATCGGAAGTACTGTATGCAAAGGCGAGTGTACCTCCGACTGAGAAGGTCTGCCTTTGGCTTGGG gCCAATGTGATGTTAGAGTACAACTTGGAAGATGCTGAAAACCTGCTCTCAAAGAACCTCGAGCAGGCCAAGACATCATTTGGTAATGCTGATACAGACTTGGGATTCATCCGAGATCAAACCACCACGCTAGAGGTCAACATGGCGCGGGTTTACAACTTTGACGTCAAGAAGCGACAGGCACAGAAGGCGGTCGCTGCAACATCCTCATAG
- the LOC135488625 gene encoding glucose dehydrogenase [FAD, quinone]-like, with translation MTQPLLPTLAVLALGFCLTSWWFSQAFRTVPLDAAFDYIIVGGGTAGCVLASRLSADPNVTVLLIEAGGAPSGWTGLLSKIPLMTPLLQKTTVDWAYMSTPQKNAFMALKNNQFGLAAGKGMGGTSMINAMVYMRGNQADYDQWAKDGCHGWNYSTILPYFIKAERNHNSILRETGYHGASGLLHVGDVEGLPELTTAFLSAGAESGYGTYDLNGKEQMGFMKPQATINQGVRCTSYDAYIRPVLHRTNLHILPNSVVTKVIVTTSKKAEGVLAIGADGKSFRINTTKQGEVIISGGTIASPKILMNSGIGPRRHLEEMKIPVLADLPVGHNLKDHPFVGVYFTIEKPLSITQSKLLSPKEMMKYLFLGEGYYATNGMNGVAFLRTSLANTTKPDIELQSIGVGSVINDVMKDVSNYRPDTWESFKPPNYSTTQEGFLIAVSLLAAKSTGRVELNSTDPSGAPVIDLNYFSKTEDVNRLAEGIKMTVDIVHRSAAFQEIGAKAHFPAYAECSGFEAGTMGYFRCLVKQTAVSIYHFVGTCKMGALSDPTSVLDPTLRVKGFTGLRVVDASIMPSVPSGNTMAPVVMVAERAGDIIKARKKCGENQKNMIPTSCY, from the exons ATGACTCAACCACTGCTCCCGACTCTCGCCGTCCTAGCCCTCGGGTTCTGTCTGACCTCATGGTGGTTCAGTCAAGCGTTCAGGACCGTCCCTTTGGATGCTGCGTTCGATTACATAATTG TTGGTGGCGGCACGGCGGGCTGTGTTCTCGCCTCACGACTATCTGCGGACCCGAATGTGACCGTCCTTCTGATCGAGGCGGGTGGCGCCCCCTCCGGTTGGACCGGGCTTCTCTCCAAGATACCCCTCATGACGCCGCTCCTGCAGAAGACCACAGTCGACTGGGCCTACATGTCAACGCCACAAAAGAATGCGTTCATGGCTCTGAAGAACAAT CAATTTGGTTTGGCCGCTGGGAAAGGTATGGGAGGTACCAGCATGATCAATGCGATGGTCTACATGCGAGGGAACCAGGCAGACTACGACCAGTGGGctaaagatggctgccatggatGGAACTACTCTACTATCCTCCCCTACTTCATCaaggccgagagaaatcatAATAGCATCCTTAGGGAAACGG GTTATCACGGGGCATCCGGCCTCCTCCATGTCGGAGATGTCGAGGGTCTCCCGGAACTGACTACAGCCTTCCTGTCTGCCGGGGCGGAGTCGGGCTACGGCACTTACGACCTGAACGGAAAGGAGCAGATGGGTTTCATGAAACCACAAG CTACCATCAACCAGGGAGTCCGATGCACATCTTACGATGCCTACATCAGACCTGTCTTACACAGGACAAACTTACACATTCTGCCAAATTCTGTGGTAACGAAG GTAATTGTGACTACCTCCAAGAAAGCAGAAGGCGTCTTAGCCATTGGTGCAGACGGCAAGTCCTTTAGGATCAACACAACAAAACAAGGAGAAGTGATAATCAGCGGCGGAACTATCGCAAGTCCTAAGATACTGATGAACTCTGGGATAGGTCCCAGGCGCCATCTTGAAGAAATGAAG ATCCCCGTCCTAGCCGACTTACCTGTTGGCCACAACCTAAAAGACCACCCATTCGTTGGTGTCTACTTTACCATAGAGAAACCTCTATCGATTACCCAGTCAAAACTGCTGTCTCCAAAGGAGATGATGAAGTATCTATTCTTGGGTGAAG GTTATTACGCGACGAACGGAATGAATGGAGTTGCTTTTCTACGAACATCCCTAGCCAACACAACGAAGCCAGACATTGAACTCCAGTCCATTGGTGTTGGTTCTGTtatcaatgacgtcatgaaagatGTGTCCAATTACAGGCCAGATACTTGGGAGTCGTTCAAACCACCCAATTACAGCACGACGCAAGAAGGCTTTTTGATAGCTGTCTCCTTATTGGCGGCGAAGTCTACGGGACGTGTAGAACTGAATTCAACGGACCCGTCTGGTGCACCTGTCATTGACTTGAATTATTTCAGTAAAACAGAAGATGTCAACAGATTAGCTGAAG GCATAAAAATGACAGTTGATATCGTCCACAGAAGTGCAGCATTCCAAGAGATTGGTGCTAAAGCCCACTTCCCTGCCTATGCTGAATGTTCCGGGTTCGAGGCCGGGACAATGGGTTACTTTCGGTGTTTGGTCAAGCAGACTGCTGTCAGCATCTATCACTTTGTTGGAACATGTAAGATGGGTGCCTTGAGTGACCCCACGAGTGTCTTAGATCCAACACTTAG